The sequence aatcgaacaaataatttatagattaatcgattattaaaataatcgttagttgcagccctacaGAAAATTATCAATTGCTGCAGCCGACAGCTATAAAATGGAATGCATAATAACTTTAGTTTGCATTTCTAGcaagaaattagtattgtagtttcCAAATATGTAATTTCCATTAAATGTCACATATAATTCTGCTTTTTGTCCTCAAAAAAGAAGTTAAGTGTGAACACGGGCTTACGCTGTCCGAATCCGTCTCTCTGATCTGATCCAATCACTCTAAATAGGGTGCGCATGCATACTCATTCACAATTAGTATAATCGCCTATGAATTACTGCTTCGCAAACAATGTCTTTGAATGCTGTAGAATCCTCTTGACTCCATTCTCGGGTTTGGTGTGATTGGACGGCTGTTTAAAACGGGGACAGTGACGAGCTCTGTATTTTACCCAAAGTTAAAGAGTagtaaatgaaacaaaaaagggTAAAGAAACTCATACTCGTACTCGTAGATCTCTTTCGTACTGACTAACACTTTGAAATTACGTTAGTCATTTTTATGAATCCGAAACTGTACTTCAGAACAACTTTACGAACGATTGAGACGGAAAAATCTTTCTCCgcatgtttcatgaatgagccCCAATGTGTCGTGTGCAAGAAGCTTATCCAGTAAGAAATCAAAATTTTCCAACTTGCTCTCTGAACTGCATAGATAATATAACTAAAACGAAAcgtgtttttgtatgtttgctTCCTCTTCTTCTAGAACTATGAAATGTTTTCTGATGCAGTGGAGGACGACACAGTGAAAAAGTTTCTGAAGATTGAATGAGACCCAAACCCGGTAGCATCCAACACCTTCTTCCTTTCCCTGCGCAATGTACACAATACCGAAGGGAGGCCTACCTGTCGCCCTCTGCTCCGCTGGTGGCACCCACCTACTATGTATCAATGCCATGCCACATGCCAAACACAATCAACTGAGAAGCACATACCCACCCCGTTTACCCTCAACGGTCACACACATTTCCCTTTGTGCTTTTTTGATTATCCTGTTTTTTGCTCTCTCGTGTTCCCTTGCATAAATGCCACTAATTTGTCTTAATCTTGTTTGGATCTGAGCACTTGGATTTAATTAGGTCAACAAATCTGGGCCGCAACCAGATTGAACTAATTCGCAGTCCAAGAAATACAAGGAGTGTTTTCTGTCCAGGACCAAAAGAAATGTTATGATGGCCTTCACATTCTTTACTTAAGTACTGATAAATCTTTTGAAAATTGTTAATAATCTGTGTGCTGAGATTGGTTGTGTGTTGGTACCTTTAAAACACCAGCCCATAATTTTCAACATAACGTGAATCGGttgcattgtatttttttcttttaacagtGTTTAAGCCACTGGTGTGCTGCTTGAAACAGATTTCTGTTTAACATTCCCAATTTAAAGAATCAAAAAGTGTTCTGTTCCATTGAACTGTGCCAAGAAATATCtgtgcaaatgtgtttttcatatgGGCATATGCCTCTATTCTCTGATTAGAACAAAACTAGATTCATATTCACCCTAGAATCAAAGAAAAGTAGAGAAGAAAAGTAGAGATAGAAAATGATTATGTCCAGTATAGCATTTTTTCTTCATTGCGACATCATTTTCATGGCATTCAGCCCCTCACCCTCCTTTTCTTATCACCATAATGTGtccatatttagtttttttgctAATTTTTATAATTCTAAATTggtggaaaaaaatgtaaacagtaaAAATTTTGTATAACTAAATATACCCTGGGCTGCTTAATTGGCACAAAATTATGCCTCTGGTCCCAGTTAGGATTCTTTATTCAGTATGTAGTTATACCACAGTACTCTTTTCTTGTAATGCACTAAATGTTGGTGTTTGTACGAATAACAATGTAAACTTACTTAGGGTTAATGATGAGCTCAGTTCTTCTGCCACAACCGTAGAGTTCATCCTCTCTGCAGTAGCTGTATTATCAACAAGGAAAAGTTGACATGTACACAATTCCACCAAGCATCTATTGCGGAGTTATTTGGAGATAGTAGCATTGACATTTCAAGCAATTATCCTGTGACACATTGTGTTGATCATATTGGTACTTTATTTATACTTGGCACAATCTACAATTTTGAATCAAGGCATCTTGTTTTTTGAGTTGATAAAGCATCTGTAATGTTTGCTGCTGCCAGTCTTAAAATCATCTATCTTCACATCAGTTGAACAGTAAATGCCATTGTTGGTTTAGTTCAAGACTGTTGGATCTTACACAGACAGCTGGTTGTTAAAATGATTGTGAATCTTACACTTTCATGATTATTTGTAATGGTTCTTGTTGTCTATTTGTGCTGTACTGCTTTGCTTTTGGACCAATGCCCTTTTaggccaaaaataaaagaacaaaaattaGAAAAAGAAGTGCTGTTGTCTTCCAAGAAGATGGTGAAATTGTGATTTATGggtcaaataaaaatgcacattgaTTTGAActtatttcgttttttaaatTTTGCATATTATCGTTACAGGACATTAATTAATATACCTCGCACTTTGAGGTAGAAATAGCTAAACATATGTGCATTTATAAAAGAGTAAATCAATGTAAAATATTCGGTTGTATTCCATCATTCAATTAATATAGTTCAGCATATTATTTAGCCTTACACAAATTTTAATTAGGAATTTGTCAGAAAAACCAATGATGTTTGAtaataaaattttatatttcaaattataCATCTAGATGCTTGAATGTTGTTCACTGTTTCTAAATTATACCATAAAAATCTTatgttcattttgaattttctttaaatatattcaGAGAGATGTAAGTGCATTGGTACTTCTGAACTAGTGTTTTAAATGCAGGGCATGATATTGTGGCACTCGATATCATTATCTTTGCACATATAAGACCTGTACCTGCATATACAGACTTTAGACACATAATGAGGGAGCTGTAGTTAATTATTTATACCCACTTTCACTTCTGGACTCTCACTTGCATTCAACTGGCTCTTAAATACACATGTCTCCCATGCAATGTAAAATTTGTAGTggtttatgaaaaaataaatgtggctttatatataatgtattactttataatttagTTCCTGTAACTATAATGCTGTAACTGAATATATTGCAAcaattagtttgtttatattatatttacatttttcaattatttaataaatataaatttaacaataaatgtttGCAAATATTATGGAAGCGAGTAAGGTCAAGATTTCAGTCTGAgcaaattacttttttctgtCAAGGTTTTGTAGAACAGTAAGTTcaatgatttaaagggatactccacccaaaattacaaattctgtcatataGGCTACAGTACTTTAAAAGTccgtttattaaaatattgatatctTTAATTGACATTTTGATATCTTCCTAATATGTAGCAGTTTTCCATCTTGATTAGTTTTTATATTAGGCTACTGCCAAATGTGcttatttacatgcattttctGGTTAATTTGTTGCGTGCTAATTGGgccttaaaaatattaaatgcattGAATTATGTTTGAAGAATattcaagttttaaaaaaacattattaaaaatgccCCATATATAACGTAATTTAATTCTACGTTATCCCCCTTCAACAGAGGCCATTCACAGTAAACACTGCTGATTATTTCCTCATGATGGCGCTGTTGGACAGCATATTTCAACTATAAACACTGACACGTGTTTGAATCTTACAACCCGTCTGTTCCTTCAAAAGATGAATAAAGACCGGATTGAAACCTACTATAAAAACATTTCGATTTCATCCACATGATAGTACAATGAACAGCCTCTGGATGGGCAACGTAAGTGAAAGACACAAACAATCATCACGTTTTACTTCATTTGTTCGTGTACTAGGACCTTTGGATCTTTTACGTCTCATATATCATGTTTGTATACGTTACTTTAAGCACCTGTGTGTGTATTAACAGCTGGAGTCCTACATGAATGAAGAGTTCATATCCAAAGCTTTTGCTCACATGGGAGAAACTGTGATGCGAGTCAGACTGATTCGAGACAAAATAACAGGGTAAGGGAAGTATGtgctgtgtgtctttgtgtctgtctgcctgtgtgagtgtgtgtgtcagaatgATGGGAATGATGCTCATCTCTCCAGGGAAGCTGCAGGTTATGGTTTTGTGGAGCTGGTGGATGAGACTTCAGTTGAGAGATGCCTTCGCAAAGTGAATGGAAAACCGTTACCTGGAGCCACTCCTGTAATTATTTACAACACACTTCATGCACCACATACATAGTAagaatgtgattaaattcatacATGATcataatacacattttttgtgacCTTTACAGCCTAAAAGGTTCAAGTTGAGTCGCGCCACTTACGGAAAACATGGAGAAAACAGGTGAGgtttttttaacaattgtttATTTCTCTGTATCTCTGTATTTGGCTGTATTTTTTCCCCTTTTGTTTCACTTGGATTGGAGTAGCTACTGTGTAAATAGAATAGGTCACTCTTCACAAAGTGGTTGAAAGTAGTATTGTGAGTACAAAGATTGAGCAGTATGGGTCTCAAGGatttttcaaatgtgtttatatCATCTTGTGACTTCTCACtcagaacaaaataattatacatgAAATATGATGCAACTCacgtatttttgtatattttagcaGCCTTTGTACACTGAAAATcctttaatcatttactcatcctcatgtaaTGTTAACCTGTGTAAtgaacgcttgtaaccaaacaacgttgGCCCCTGTTGACATCCATTGAATGGTCACACGTTTCTAGAAAcatccttttgtgttccatagaagaaaGCTTTTTAGTTGTGttctattacatttaaaacataatttatcagGTGTCAGTGTATGTAAAACTGTCTCAAGACCATCCTGAAAGTAAATGCAAGTTGGGATGCCAAATTTTTTGCTGTGTAGAAAAtagcattttattaacattacagAATATTGAGGATGAGCAGCAAAACAATGAGCAATCTATCACGTGCCTTTGAAATGGTCTTATAGCGTTCTCTTTGCTTCTTCTGCAGTTCTACTTTCTGCCTATTTGTATCGGATCTCACACCAGACGTGGATGACGGCATGTTGTACGAGTTCTTTCATTATCGTTTTCCATCCTGCTGCAGTGGGAAGATCGTTCTGGACACCAATGGCTACTCAAAGTGAGATCTGACTACTGAGCTATTGCACACAGCCCTTCATTTTCATAcatttccctttttaaaaagGAGTTGTTCCTAGGTGCTGTGGGTTTGTGAGCTTTGAGAGCGAAAGAGATCAGAGACGGGCCCTGGCAGAACTCCAGGGTGCTATTGGACttgggaaaaaaacattacgcCTGAGTCTGgcaacaaacaaaatgtgagtaaatgacgtGTTGAGGGTGTTACATCAGagtgctttgtttttctttctctggaTACTAAAAGGCCTTTGACAAACTGAAAAGTGAATATAGCATTACTTTGTGTACATCAAAAGTATGCATATAACTTGATTTGAGGTAAAACACATTGTCATGGCCAGTGTTTGGGTCAAAAGTCTCTATTTAGTTCATTTGTGTATCATTAATGTCTTAAACATTCATCTTAGAATCGTGTTATTCTGATTTAGATTTGTGGAATTCAAATAATGAGCAATACGCTTTTCACAAAACTCATTTATCCTAAATTTTCTATGCtaggaaaaagaaagaatcaACAGAAAGTCCAAATTGGCAGTATCATGCAGAAAGCTACATCAGCCAAAACTTATATCTGAACCAGTGTTGTTATGCACAGCATCCGGACCATTCCACATCTTATGACTGGAGCTATGATTACAACTACATCAATTCTCAGAACATCCCACAGGTTAATGTGAAATGAACACGTGTTCTTTTATCAGTCGGCATAAATGTGTATTCCTCATTATTAAGTGTCAAGATCtaataaaaactgtaaacattttttattcggAATTATGAAATACAGGATAATGGAGAAATGGAAGATGATGACCTAGAGTGTAAGTAAGCCTTTTTACATTAGATGAAAGGGTATAGTTCTCTAATATATTATTCCACTAAGATGTCTTTACTGTGACAACCGCATGTTGTTTCGCTGCGTTGCAGATCCAGACTCTGAACTCAATGTGACGGAGGAAAATCAGAGATTTATGGAGCGAAGTGAAGAATTTTACAGTGCTTTGACCGGATGCTTTTTCCAGCCTCCTGAGTCGTGGGACGGGGTCCCGTGTAGTGTTATTTGTTACCTACCTGAACCAATTTACCATTACGAGGAGATTAACTAGCGAAgacatatatttgttttcatgtaGTATTTGTTTATTGCCCATTGCAACGTATTCTTAAAGTAACTGAATGTACAGGGTCACTAATACACGAATATTAGACGACACAAGTTAAAGAATACAGCAGTAATATTAGTTATTTGTTATGGTGCACTTTAAGTAAAactatttcgtttttttaagtatattttttcttGCGTCGTAAGAAAAGCACACAGTAAATTGAGGTTTAGGTTTAAACAGCAGGTTCTGCctattttgcaaatgaactGGGTTGAAAAttaccttttttgttttaaattggttaaattattattacatttatttaacaaattacGAATGAAGAAGGGCATTAACCTTTAGTCAATTTTGTTATCTCATCCACCTCGGAAGTTCGATGAAGGCCAAATGATAgcctataaaaatatatgagctgtttatttcaatttgaaataaagTTGCCAAAAGTGgaatttttgaaaaatgtttattaacaacTTTCTCTTTATTcacaacagcatttttttacacgTGCACAGAATCTGCTATTTGTTTGCTaaagtaacattttattaaactctGTTGTGATACTTGTATATGCGCTCAGACCGATCGGCGTGTGACATCACAGTACCGCGAGAGAGATTCAAAAGCAAGGAGCTGTCGGCTCTCCAGTGCTCTCGCGATACTGTGATGTAACAGCGGAGCCGCGTCCGCATCATCAAGCCCAAGCCTGTCAGCCGATTCTTTTAGACTTCATGAGGCGTCACAAGAATCTGCAGCCGCCAGACAACAGCAATGCATTCTGGTTAGACAATTTGTCCGACGTTGATCGGCGCTGTAgccattaaagtaccgcgaaaGCAAAACGAGACCTGTAGTTGTTTAAAATCGGATGCGCACCTTGATGACGACACACTTTACACTCATAGGCCAGAATGTTCACGTGTATGTGTTGCGTGTTTATTTTGACTCACTCGGTAACGATTATACTcacaaaatagatttttgaatcacattttatgtttatggTACTGGTCTTAATGCAACAAAATAGATATTCCTATCATATTAACTTAATCCgtgataaagaaataaatgtcacGTGGTCTGCTGTTTGTTCAGCTTCCTACGGGAAGCACTAATTGACCGAAGTCGGTCGTCTTTTTACTCCTTCCCGCCTGCAACCGGCTGATCCCGCCAGTTAGTGGAAGGTTAGTTTGGGTCAACTCGAGCAAGTCTCATGACTCTCACAAATCTTAGTGTTTCGAATCAGACGACATCGCGCAGGCGTGTTTTGTGGGAGTGGGTAACGGTAAGTGTGTCGTTAGACAAGCCACGCCCACGGATCTGACTCGAAACACTAAGGCTGCGTTCAAATACTtccacttgcggtctttgcacttgaccacttgactactttcatgacgtatttcctgttttggCCCTGGTGTTCTAGTGGCCGTGAAGAGCCCAAGTGAGCATATAGTATTTCAAACCCGATGGGACACTAAGCAAGTGCAGAAATATAACATTAATGAATGTGGTGTTTCTAAATATGTGATCAAAAGCagtttcaccaataaaatatgtaacactaTGTTTTACTACGAAATGTGATATCTTATTATATTGTCAAGTCAGATGTGTTTTTATAGCACTTTATTTGTgttgtatcaaagcagctgtacccaaaacactacacaaaagaaaacacgtTAGCTAAACATggaataaatgaagacataaccttaaaaagtagtaGTAAAACATACACTTGAAAGCCGAGCAAAAAGACTCATGATTCATGtccagaacatgatgcatgatgggatacactTAGCCTTAATACAATTCCGAAGCGGTATTCAAGTTAGTGTGTGTTTAGTGTGCGTTTAGCGCACTGCTTAAcgcatttttaagacattggacagACTCGCGCTCTTCCTTCCTGTCGCGTGCACGcgctctcaagtggccaagaccgcaagtgggggtatttggacgcagcctacGCGATCGTTTTGTCACGTGGCCACGAGGGCGCTGCCCATTACCGGAAGAACAAAGTGCATCATAACGGAAGTCCCGAGTGAGGAGCGGCCCCGATCTGAAGTAAGGTATTATGCTTATTTATCAAAATTAACAGATACCTAACATGGACTGAATTATTATATTTGCGGAATAGAAACCGAAGGCAAGGTTTGTTGTGAGCGCGTGATCACAGAAGATGACGTCTTGATGGATTGTTTTATGCTAGTGGTTCTGTTGTTTACAGTTTAACGGGTTTTCGTGGTTCGTGtcatttattttgtggtgtttaGGGTTAAATCATGggtttgattaaaaataaaacaaatagcgAAATTGTCATGTAGCATCATTACATAGTGGCGTTTTACTTTCAAATGATGTTTGCTTGGCTAGTGAGCTCAGCATTGACTGATCTGAAATCAGTTGTTCTTGAAATGACATCGATGAGTGTTTATATTTGTCAGTGTTATGTATTTACttgtaaacaaaactaaaccaaTGTCCTGATTCCCAGATTCACTAACAATTACATTACTTGTATAATATTATTTGCACATGTAACTGTTATATAACATACGATCTTATTCAGTCCTGACACAAAACACTCTTCTGACCAAAATAACCACTCTAGTGTTATTTCTTTACTGTAAATGCAAGTTTAACTCCACCGTGTAAGTGTGATATGGCTGTAAGAGTTGTCATGTTTACATTGTGACGTGAGTAAGCAGTTTGTTGCCACATTGTGTTGTTGAGTTGTATGATAGGTACATTAGTACTGTGATTGAGTTTAAGGTCATGTGTTTTATCTTGTTATCTAATCATCAGTGTGCAGGTTTAAGGTGAATGAATGTACTACTCTTGATACTTGAAAGTCAAATGCAGAAGGCAGCCCAATGAGctcttttatattaatattaccaCCAATTTAGTAGATGCCAATTTTTGATCAATTTAAAACCATCAGCATTCATGCAATAGCATTTCAAAGGCACTGAattatataacataacataGCAAAAATAACCTCTGAaagttgaatgttttgttttatcttaCTTTGTGCCTCTATTATAATGTTGAAAGTCATAATGAAATTGACATTGACAATACTTATATTATTatagtatattttattatattataccatggtctgtttgaatactggattctgattggctggaaggtgtgcattaaaagcctttaacgCACGATTAGCTCCAGTCAGTTAAAAATGAACTGACATAATCGaactgcacgattaatcgttaaaagatcCTGATCTCGATTCGAAACACCAGacgatctcattaatgaaaatcaacgaTTTTCGTGTGTCTATTAATTTACACCTCGgactaaaatcataacgcttcaatatgCTGTTGCTGCGGCAGAAGTTAAAATAACTATTATAAGGTATGTAAAGACGTCACAAACGGTCTTTTCAAAACACCATAGTTACTGTAggttaaccatgaaatatgtaataattttgaagcaaagtcctatattacatacctaaataaactattttttgtcagaacctctagtaaattatgtattacttttagtcatcattcagaatcgtagaagaatcgcaatctctatttgaaacaatagaatcgggatcctcaatttatccagaatcgtgcagGTCTATGACATAATAACTGTCAATTTCACCAGTTTGATCTTAAATGACACTGTTAACATCAATTAAGCTTTAAATTACCATGGTATAAgggggataatccacggctggctgtgcattaaaggattttaatgcacttcgcAAAGGCAACCACCCTCTGCTTAGCTTTGGGTGGTTCTTTGCCCCCACGTCGTGCAAGTCGTAGATTATCGCTTACATATTGCAGTGTTCACTGTCAATGActaaattcatgtgccctcataatcttcattCACAATCGTTAACCTCTCCTTACAACAACGTTTCATCTCTTTGTTTGAGATTTTTGTCGCTTTTGTTTGGTCGCTTTGTTTGGTTTAATGCTCATGTTTTCAACAATCCTATTCAAATTCCCGAAAGACAAAATCAAGACCCTCTTCTCGTTTCAGAAGCCACTTCAGTCACATATACATCACAGTAGGGAAGAAAGGACTATTGCAGTTTTTGTTGCTTACTTTAAAAGTATCCAATCTGTGGTGgatgaaaaatatttgatgaTAAAAACTAACTAGTATAGTGTTTTGAACTTGGCTAATTTAAAACATGATCAAAACTGTGATTAGGTTTAAGGATGAACGTTCAAATAGGTGAGCAAgtaacgaatattattgttggAATTGATCAGTCCCATCAATCAATCCATACCTAAACaactcagtttttttttgtgttttgaaacaATGTTTCTCTGTCATCAGCATTTTCAGGCACTGACATATTTCCTGCACTAGTTCCCCTGCTATTTCTCCTGAGACGTCTGGAATATCCAGCAGTCATGTCGTATGGAAGAACAGAGCAGCGTGTCGTCCCAAAAGACTTCAGCAGCCTCATCCAAACATGCAGCTCCAACATTCAAAAGATCACACAGAACAGTAAGTTTGGCCTTGTGCTCTTCATTACTATTACTTCGAAGTTTTAGCCAATGGGATTCAGCGGGctgtaaatgtttacataaatctGCATTTTAACAATCTACATTTAGGTTAAATTCAGTGAATTTCAAGATGCTACTGTATAATGCCAGTATATTAGTTTGACAGCACAGGCAGTACTGGATGATTTTGAGGtgaaatatgtataaaataatacaatgttGTTAAACTATGCTTTGAAGTGTGGCAATTGTGGGAGCTAGAACATGTTCAAATCTACTGAATAATATATCGTAGCTTCCTCCGATGTCCCAATTCGCAGTTTTTCaggacatgacatgacatgtacttttaaaatgattttaaaagatttaaatgattttaaactttgttttttttcaaagttgactagtacttttttatactttttaaaactttttattgatttgatatTTGCAATACCAAGTGACAAACAAGGGTACCTCATAATAATAATCTATGGC comes from Triplophysa dalaica isolate WHDGS20190420 chromosome 25, ASM1584641v1, whole genome shotgun sequence and encodes:
- the trnau1apa gene encoding tRNA selenocysteine 1-associated protein 1, which encodes MNSLWMGNLESYMNEEFISKAFAHMGETVMRVRLIRDKITGEAAGYGFVELVDETSVERCLRKVNGKPLPGATPPKRFKLSRATYGKHGENSSTFCLFVSDLTPDVDDGMLYEFFHYRFPSCCSGKIVLDTNGYSKCCGFVSFESERDQRRALAELQGAIGLGKKTLRLSLATNKMKKKESTESPNWQYHAESYISQNLYLNQCCYAQHPDHSTSYDWSYDYNYINSQNIPQDNGEMEDDDLEYPDSELNVTEENQRFMERSEEFYSALTGCFFQPPESWDGVPCSVICYLPEPIYHYEEIN